The following are from one region of the Methanospirillum hungatei genome:
- a CDS encoding DUF2240 family protein: MTLKTALAAPFYHSRVQKLGKSELIYYYFFDRRWMTREQVDLLIHRGIEQQLLGTDGDMYFPLFDLAEVQIPIGYKPSSSIFDAHDPFEQLLDRITRYARKEPEEIIAQMNQVKSDNFDGNIRPEAALVIVAKMYDIDVKDLLPSLKQALLKKD; the protein is encoded by the coding sequence ATGACACTTAAAACAGCGTTAGCAGCTCCATTTTATCACAGCAGAGTTCAAAAACTTGGAAAAAGTGAATTAATTTACTATTATTTCTTTGACAGGCGATGGATGACCCGTGAACAGGTTGATCTTCTCATCCATCGTGGAATTGAACAACAGCTCCTGGGTACTGATGGTGATATGTATTTTCCTCTCTTTGATCTTGCAGAAGTCCAGATTCCTATCGGTTATAAACCATCTTCATCAATATTTGACGCGCATGATCCATTTGAACAGCTTTTGGATCGGATCACCAGATATGCCAGAAAAGAGCCTGAGGAGATAATTGCACAGATGAATCAGGTAAAATCAGATAATTTTGATGGTAATATCAGACCTGAAGCAGCATTGGTAATTGTTGCTAAAATGTATGATATCGATGTGAAAGACCTGTTACCCTCTCTTAAACAGGCGTTACTTAAAAAAGATTGA
- a CDS encoding 30S ribosomal protein S8e: MQWQGRSVRKSTGGRYSPSRGKRRREIGSAPAETHIGIDRRKISRTYGGNNKVRALRCEYAAISNVKTGETKKVKIETVEENAANPNYVRRNLLTRGAIIRTELGRARITSRPGQHGIINAVLIE, from the coding sequence ATGCAATGGCAAGGACGTTCTGTTCGAAAATCAACCGGGGGCAGGTACAGCCCATCCCGGGGAAAAAGACGAAGGGAGATCGGGTCAGCTCCAGCTGAAACCCATATTGGTATTGACCGGAGAAAAATATCCCGTACATATGGCGGGAATAACAAGGTCCGGGCACTTCGGTGCGAATATGCTGCAATCAGCAATGTAAAAACCGGCGAAACCAAGAAAGTAAAGATTGAGACTGTAGAAGAGAATGCAGCCAATCCGAACTATGTCCGGCGTAACCTTCTCACCCGCGGTGCAATCATCAGAACTGAACTGGGCCGTGCACGAATTACCAGCAGACCAGGTCAGCATGGCATTATTAATGCCGTTCTGATTGAATAA
- a CDS encoding 30S ribosomal protein S6e produces the protein MVDFKVVLSDPATGKAYNIDASGAGAGSFIGKRIGDEIDGSSLGFEGYKIQITGASDRNGTPARKSLPIAGRRKVLMAGGIGFHPRVEGERRRKMVRGAEITQDFVQINAKVTSQGSKSLAAYFAPPEPETPAAE, from the coding sequence ATGGTTGATTTTAAGGTAGTCCTTTCAGATCCGGCAACCGGCAAGGCATACAATATTGATGCCAGTGGCGCAGGAGCCGGTTCTTTTATAGGCAAGCGTATTGGCGATGAAATTGATGGCTCATCTCTTGGGTTTGAGGGATATAAAATACAGATTACCGGTGCTTCTGACCGCAATGGAACTCCGGCAAGAAAAAGCCTTCCTATCGCCGGAAGACGGAAAGTTCTGATGGCTGGTGGCATCGGATTTCATCCACGAGTTGAGGGAGAACGCCGCAGAAAAATGGTCCGTGGAGCAGAAATTACCCAGGATTTTGTTCAGATTAATGCAAAAGTTACCTCCCAGGGTTCAAAGAGCCTTGCAGCATACTTTGCACCACCGGAACCGGAAACTCCGGCAGCAGAATAA